In a single window of the Pseudomonas oryzihabitans genome:
- a CDS encoding PhzF family phenazine biosynthesis protein — protein sequence MSLVFHQVDVFAQRPLEGNALAVVCGADQLSTEQMAALARWTNLSETTFLLEPTDPAADYRVRIFTPVRELPFAGHPTLGSCHVWLREGGQPRGGEVIQECGAGLVPIRAAGEELAFAAPPLLRGGPVAPEVLACIARGTGLSPERFQASQWADNGPGWVAVLLESREELLAIRPDYTALEGLNVGLIAPWTGSAAEAQFEVRALMGEEFAEDPVTGSLNASLAQWLIPAGLAPERYLASQGTAMGRRGRVRVARIADRIWVGGAVQDCIRGTLTL from the coding sequence ATGTCCCTCGTCTTTCATCAGGTCGATGTCTTCGCCCAGCGCCCCCTGGAGGGCAATGCCCTGGCAGTGGTCTGCGGTGCCGATCAGCTTTCCACCGAACAGATGGCCGCCCTGGCGCGCTGGACCAATCTGTCGGAGACCACCTTTCTCCTCGAACCCACCGATCCGGCCGCGGACTACCGGGTGCGCATCTTCACCCCGGTCCGCGAGCTGCCCTTCGCGGGCCATCCGACCCTGGGCAGCTGCCATGTCTGGTTGCGCGAGGGCGGCCAGCCGCGCGGCGGCGAGGTGATCCAGGAATGCGGCGCGGGCCTGGTGCCGATCCGCGCCGCCGGAGAAGAGCTGGCCTTTGCCGCGCCACCGCTGCTGCGGGGCGGGCCGGTGGCGCCTGAGGTGCTGGCGTGCATCGCCCGTGGCACCGGCCTTTCACCCGAGCGGTTCCAGGCCAGCCAATGGGCCGACAATGGCCCCGGTTGGGTCGCGGTGCTGTTGGAAAGTCGCGAGGAGCTGCTGGCGATTCGACCGGACTACACGGCGCTGGAAGGCCTCAACGTCGGCCTGATCGCACCCTGGACAGGCAGCGCTGCCGAGGCGCAGTTCGAGGTACGTGCCCTGATGGGCGAGGAGTTCGCCGAAGACCCGGTCACCGGCAGCCTCAACGCCAGCCTGGCACAGTGGCTGATCCCGGCGGGCCTGGCCCCGGAGCGCTACCTGGCCAGCCAGGGCACGGCGATGGGCCGCCGCGGCCGGGTGCGGGTGGCACGCATCGCCGACCGCATCTGGGTGGGTGGCGCGGTGCAGGACTGCATCCGCGGCACCCTTACCCTCTAG
- a CDS encoding FadR/GntR family transcriptional regulator, with protein sequence MPLQVIEKPRLYRQIADQLRALIDGGEYPPGSCLPAERELAKQLGVSRASVREALIALEVIGLVDVRVGDGVRVCAPNAPPPPDTPVLELAGRGQWAEMDPELSLALDLDAEIPPFALLQARCLVEPEAAALAARHASDSDLAGIRAAYVRNVEDNRLGSTTHPGDRLFHIRIAQASGNPAYALLLRHLLGHRYGSMFQLLQRRYTPEDMPDRSQQEHLAILEALEAHDPAAARQAMAEHLDAVTRIFARPAAE encoded by the coding sequence ATGCCCCTTCAGGTAATTGAAAAGCCGCGGCTTTACCGGCAGATCGCCGACCAGTTGCGCGCCCTTATCGACGGCGGCGAATACCCGCCGGGCAGTTGCCTACCCGCCGAGCGCGAATTGGCCAAGCAGCTGGGTGTGAGTCGGGCCTCGGTGCGCGAAGCCCTGATCGCCCTGGAGGTGATTGGCCTGGTGGATGTGCGCGTCGGCGACGGCGTACGGGTCTGCGCGCCCAATGCTCCGCCACCACCGGATACCCCGGTGCTGGAGCTGGCCGGGCGTGGTCAGTGGGCGGAGATGGATCCGGAACTTAGCCTGGCGCTGGATCTGGACGCCGAGATCCCGCCCTTCGCCCTGCTGCAGGCGCGCTGCCTGGTGGAACCGGAAGCTGCCGCCCTGGCCGCCCGGCACGCCAGCGACAGTGATCTGGCCGGTATCCGCGCCGCCTATGTTCGCAACGTCGAGGACAATCGCCTGGGCTCCACTACCCATCCGGGTGACCGGCTGTTCCATATCCGCATCGCCCAGGCCAGCGGCAACCCGGCCTATGCCCTGCTGCTGCGCCATCTGCTCGGCCATCGCTACGGCAGCATGTTCCAGCTCCTGCAGCGCCGCTACACCCCGGAAGACATGCCCGACCGCTCCCAGCAGGAGCACCTCGCCATCCTCGAAGCCCTGGAAGCCCACGACCCCGCCGCCGCCCGCCAGGCCATGGCCGAGCACCTGGATGCGGTGACCCGGATCTTCGCGCGGCCGGCGGCGGAGTGA
- a CDS encoding SDR family oxidoreductase, translating to MSHAGKRVLVTAAGQGIGRATALAFHRAGAEVIATDINAAALDSLDGLQTRVLDVTDAAAVSALVAELGSFDVLFNCAGYVHAGSILDCDEEAWRFSFELNATAMYRMIRAVLPGMLAQGGGCIINMASIASSLKGVPNRCAYGASKAAVIGLTKSVAADYVGQGIRCNAICPGTVDSPSLHQRIADQAAREGRSEAEVQAAFAARQPMGRVGRPEEIAALALYLASDAAAFVTGTAQVIDGGWSV from the coding sequence ATGAGTCATGCAGGCAAACGCGTTCTGGTCACCGCCGCCGGCCAGGGGATCGGTCGGGCCACCGCCCTCGCCTTCCATCGCGCCGGTGCCGAGGTCATCGCCACCGACATCAATGCCGCCGCCCTGGACAGCCTGGATGGGCTGCAGACCCGGGTGCTCGACGTCACCGATGCCGCGGCCGTCTCGGCCCTGGTCGCCGAGCTGGGCAGCTTCGACGTCTTGTTCAACTGCGCCGGCTACGTCCACGCCGGCAGCATCCTAGATTGCGACGAAGAGGCCTGGCGCTTCTCCTTCGAACTCAATGCCACCGCCATGTACCGGATGATCCGCGCCGTGCTGCCCGGCATGCTGGCCCAGGGTGGCGGCTGCATCATCAACATGGCCTCGATCGCCTCCAGCCTCAAGGGCGTCCCCAATCGTTGCGCCTATGGCGCCAGCAAGGCGGCGGTGATCGGCCTGACCAAGTCGGTGGCCGCCGACTATGTCGGCCAGGGCATCCGCTGCAACGCCATCTGCCCCGGCACCGTGGATTCTCCCTCGCTGCACCAGCGCATCGCCGACCAGGCCGCCCGTGAAGGCCGCAGCGAAGCCGAGGTGCAGGCCGCCTTCGCCGCCCGCCAGCCGATGGGTCGCGTGGGCCGCCCGGAAGAGATCGCCGCCCTCGCCCTGTATCTTGCGTCCGACGCCGCCGCCTTCGTCACCGGGACCGCCCAGGTGATCGATGGTGGCTGGAGCGTCTGA
- a CDS encoding ureidoglycolate lyase — protein MKLLRYGPQGQEKPGLLDAQGRLRDLSGQVADLAGEVLGADSLARLRQLDPNTLPLVDGSPRLGPCVGRVGKFICIGLNYADHAAESGLDVPKEPVVFNKWTSAICGPNDAVQIPRDSTKTDWEVELGVVIGKAGRYIDEANALDHVAGYCVVNDVSEREWQIERGGTWDKGKGFDTFGPLGPWLVTADEVADPQNLDLWLEVDGHRYQNGNTRTMIFTVAQIIAYLSRCMSLQPGDVISTGTPPGVGMGVKPQSVYLKPGQEMRLGIQGLGEQHQRTVAAD, from the coding sequence ATGAAACTCTTGCGCTACGGCCCCCAGGGCCAGGAAAAACCCGGTCTGCTGGATGCCCAGGGCCGGCTTCGCGACCTCTCCGGCCAGGTGGCCGATCTTGCCGGCGAGGTGCTCGGCGCCGATTCCCTGGCCCGCTTGCGCCAGCTGGACCCGAACACTCTGCCGCTGGTGGACGGCTCACCGCGGCTGGGCCCCTGCGTCGGTCGGGTCGGCAAGTTCATCTGCATCGGCCTCAACTACGCCGATCACGCCGCCGAATCCGGGCTGGACGTACCCAAGGAGCCGGTGGTGTTCAACAAGTGGACCAGCGCCATCTGCGGCCCCAACGACGCCGTGCAGATCCCCCGCGATTCGACCAAGACCGACTGGGAAGTGGAGCTGGGCGTGGTGATCGGCAAGGCCGGACGCTACATCGACGAGGCCAATGCCCTGGACCACGTGGCCGGCTATTGCGTGGTCAACGACGTCTCCGAGCGCGAGTGGCAGATCGAGCGCGGCGGTACCTGGGACAAGGGCAAGGGCTTCGACACCTTCGGTCCGCTCGGCCCCTGGCTGGTCACCGCCGACGAAGTGGCCGACCCGCAGAACCTCGACCTCTGGCTGGAGGTGGACGGCCACCGCTACCAGAACGGCAACACCCGCACCATGATCTTCACGGTGGCCCAGATCATCGCCTACCTCAGCCGCTGCATGAGCCTGCAGCCGGGTGACGTCATCTCCACCGGCACCCCGCCGGGCGTGGGCATGGGCGTCAAGCCGCAGTCGGTGTACCTCAAGCCCGGCCAGGAAATGCGCCTGGGCATCCAGGGCCTGGGCGAGCAGCACCAGCGCACCGTCGCCGCAGACTAA
- a CDS encoding L-fuconate dehydratase gives MPTTITGLQIEDIRFPTSQALDGSDAMNPDPDYSAAYVILQTDQPGLEGHGLTFTIGRGNEICCAALRALEPRVRGLTLEWIQEDPGRFWRHITGDSQLRWIGPDKGAIHLATGAVVNAAWDLWARAVGKPVWRLVADMSPEELVRCIDFRYLTDCITPEEALELLRQRAEGKAERLQRLEAEGYPCYTTSAGWLGYPDDKLRRLCQEAIDAGFSHIKLKVGRDLADDIRRVRIAREVIGPERQLMIDANQVWEVGEAIDWVRELAFAKPWFIEEPTSPDDVEGHRAIREAVAPVKVATGEMCQNRILFKQFIMRGGLDVVQLDACRLGGLNEVLAVQLMAAKYDLPVCPHAGGVGLCEYVQHLAMIDYLCVAGTHEGRVVEYVDHLHEHFEDPCRVRGAAYLTPQAPGFSIAIKAASRARYRHAGEQPS, from the coding sequence ATGCCAACAACAATTACCGGCCTGCAGATCGAAGACATCCGTTTCCCCACCAGCCAGGCGCTGGATGGCTCCGATGCCATGAACCCCGATCCGGACTACTCCGCCGCCTACGTTATCCTGCAGACCGACCAGCCGGGTCTGGAAGGCCACGGCCTCACCTTCACCATCGGCCGCGGCAACGAGATCTGCTGCGCCGCCCTGCGCGCCCTGGAACCACGGGTGCGCGGCCTGACCCTGGAATGGATCCAGGAAGACCCAGGGCGTTTCTGGCGGCACATCACGGGTGATAGCCAGCTGCGCTGGATCGGCCCGGACAAGGGCGCCATCCACCTGGCCACCGGCGCGGTGGTCAACGCCGCCTGGGACCTCTGGGCGCGCGCCGTGGGCAAGCCGGTGTGGCGCCTGGTGGCGGACATGAGTCCCGAGGAGCTGGTGCGCTGCATCGACTTCCGCTATCTCACCGACTGCATCACCCCCGAGGAGGCCCTGGAGCTGCTGCGGCAGCGCGCCGAGGGCAAGGCCGAGCGCCTACAGCGCCTCGAAGCCGAGGGCTATCCCTGCTACACCACCTCGGCCGGCTGGCTCGGCTATCCCGACGACAAGCTGCGCCGCCTCTGCCAGGAGGCCATCGACGCCGGCTTCTCCCACATCAAGCTCAAGGTCGGTCGCGACCTCGCCGACGACATCCGCCGGGTGCGCATCGCCCGCGAGGTGATCGGCCCCGAGCGCCAGCTGATGATCGACGCCAACCAGGTATGGGAAGTCGGCGAGGCCATCGACTGGGTGCGCGAGCTGGCCTTCGCCAAGCCCTGGTTCATCGAGGAGCCCACCAGCCCCGATGACGTCGAAGGCCATCGCGCCATCCGCGAGGCGGTAGCGCCGGTCAAGGTGGCCACCGGCGAGATGTGCCAGAACCGCATCCTCTTCAAGCAGTTCATCATGCGCGGCGGCCTGGACGTGGTGCAGCTCGACGCCTGCCGCCTGGGCGGTCTCAACGAGGTGCTGGCGGTGCAGCTGATGGCCGCCAAGTACGACCTGCCGGTCTGCCCCCATGCCGGCGGCGTGGGCCTGTGCGAATACGTGCAGCACCTGGCGATGATCGACTACCTCTGCGTCGCCGGCACCCACGAGGGCCGGGTGGTGGAATACGTCGACCACCTCCACGAACACTTCGAGGACCCTTGCCGGGTGCGCGGCGCGGCCTACCTAACACCCCAGGCGCCAGGTTTCTCCATCGCCATCAAGGCGGCCTCCCGCGCGCGTTATCGCCACGCCGGGGAGCAGCCGTCATGA
- a CDS encoding amidohydrolase family protein, whose translation MSLRLDAHQHFWRYRPAEFGWIDGRMPGLQRDHLPADLQPHLQRAGFDGCVAVQARTQEEETDFLLDLAAQTPWVQAVVGWTDLRAADLVARLERRQGSRHLRGFRHPVQDEADPGAWLADVAANQGVATLQRHGYLYELLIHAETLPAATAFAARHDHGVLVLDHLGKPPGRVAPADYARLLAPLARLPHVHCKLSGLVTEADWHGWQAEQLLPYARIALEAFGPERLLFGSDWPVCTLAASYAEVVDLAEQALMDLTANERAAVFGGNAARLYGLGTQPREAVA comes from the coding sequence ATGAGCCTGCGCCTGGATGCCCACCAGCATTTCTGGCGCTACCGCCCGGCCGAATTCGGCTGGATCGACGGGCGCATGCCAGGGCTGCAACGCGACCACCTACCGGCCGATCTGCAGCCGCACCTGCAGCGCGCCGGCTTCGACGGCTGCGTCGCCGTCCAGGCGCGCACCCAGGAAGAGGAGACGGATTTTCTGCTCGACCTCGCCGCCCAGACGCCCTGGGTACAGGCGGTGGTCGGCTGGACCGATCTGCGCGCCGCCGACCTGGTGGCGCGCCTGGAGCGCCGCCAGGGCAGTCGCCATCTGCGCGGCTTTCGCCATCCGGTGCAGGACGAGGCCGATCCCGGCGCCTGGCTGGCCGATGTCGCCGCCAACCAGGGCGTCGCCACCCTGCAACGCCATGGCTATCTCTACGAATTGCTGATCCATGCCGAGACGCTGCCCGCCGCCACCGCCTTCGCCGCGCGTCACGACCACGGCGTGCTGGTGCTGGACCACCTGGGCAAGCCGCCGGGCCGGGTTGCGCCCGCCGACTACGCCCGGCTGCTGGCGCCCCTGGCGCGGCTGCCCCATGTGCATTGCAAGCTCTCCGGGCTGGTCACCGAGGCCGACTGGCACGGCTGGCAGGCAGAGCAGTTGCTGCCCTACGCCCGCATCGCCCTGGAGGCCTTCGGGCCGGAGCGGTTGCTGTTCGGCTCCGATTGGCCGGTCTGCACCCTGGCCGCCAGTTACGCCGAGGTGGTCGACCTGGCCGAACAGGCCCTGATGGACCTCACGGCCAATGAGCGCGCGGCGGTCTTTGGCGGCAACGCAGCCCGCCTCTATGGCCTGGGCACCCAGCCGCGGGAGGCCGTGGCATGA
- a CDS encoding SDR family oxidoreductase, translating to MNLQLTDKVILVTGGGSGIGAAISLALADEGAIPVILAREPLEADFAARLAKEQPKARAFTVELCDEAACERTVAAVQEAYGRIDGLVNNAGVNDGVSLAAGRAAFVASLERNLVHYYHLAHLCLPALRASTGAIVNIASKTALSGQGDTSGYTAAKGGVLALTREWAASLLDDGIRVNAVLPAEVMTPLYERWLQGFPDPTAKLAAITARIPLGRRMTTPEEIADTVAFLLSSRSSHTTGQWLSVDGGYLHLDRALT from the coding sequence ATGAACCTGCAGCTGACCGACAAGGTGATCCTGGTCACCGGCGGTGGCTCCGGCATCGGCGCCGCCATCTCCCTGGCCCTGGCCGACGAGGGCGCCATCCCGGTGATCCTCGCCCGCGAGCCGCTGGAGGCCGACTTTGCCGCACGCCTGGCCAAAGAGCAGCCAAAGGCTCGGGCCTTCACTGTGGAGCTGTGCGACGAAGCCGCCTGCGAGCGGACCGTGGCCGCCGTGCAGGAGGCCTACGGCCGTATCGATGGACTGGTCAACAACGCCGGGGTGAACGATGGCGTGAGCCTGGCTGCCGGTCGCGCCGCCTTCGTTGCCTCCCTGGAACGCAACCTGGTGCACTACTACCACCTGGCGCACCTCTGCCTGCCGGCGCTGCGCGCCAGTACCGGCGCCATCGTCAATATCGCATCCAAGACCGCCCTCTCCGGGCAGGGCGACACCAGCGGCTACACCGCGGCCAAGGGCGGGGTACTGGCCCTGACTCGCGAATGGGCCGCCTCGCTGCTGGACGACGGCATCCGCGTCAACGCGGTGCTCCCCGCCGAGGTGATGACGCCGCTCTATGAGCGCTGGCTGCAGGGCTTCCCCGATCCGACGGCCAAGCTCGCCGCCATCACCGCGCGCATCCCCCTTGGCCGGCGCATGACCACCCCGGAAGAAATCGCCGATACCGTGGCCTTCCTGCTCTCGTCACGGTCCAGTCACACCACCGGCCAGTGGCTGAGCGTCGACGGCGGCTACCTGCATCTGGATCGGGCG